Proteins encoded within one genomic window of Bombina bombina isolate aBomBom1 chromosome 1, aBomBom1.pri, whole genome shotgun sequence:
- the LOC128641831 gene encoding alpha-ketoglutarate dehydrogenase component 4-like, with amino-acid sequence MGSKMAVASRVVQTVKPHVSTIRFPDRKNGPKPNVQEVLKSMIFPFTTPPITAHQTASDNPPGNQNILSIRKAQGSSLPQKYRGKSMSNKEMEYIQRGGPE; translated from the coding sequence ATGGGAAGTAAAATGGCGGTGGCCAGCAGGGTCGTTCAGACTGTGAAGCCCCATGTATCTACAATTAGGTTTCCTGATAGGAAGAACGGTCCTAAGCCTAATGTACAAGAAGTCTTAAAATCCATGATCTTTCCGTTCACTACACCCCCGATAACTGCACATCAAACAGCCAGCGATAACCCTCCAGGAAATCAAAACATATTGTCCATCCGTAAGGCACAAGGGAGCTCACTTCCACAGAAATACAGAGGAAAATCCATGTCTAATAAGGAAATGGAATatatccaacgtggaggtcctgaATGA